TTCCTCATAAATTGAATGATTTAATCCCCGTCATCTTTCAAGTTGCAGCGGTATTGGTTTCCCTAAATTACCTGTCCCGTCCTGAGCCTAGCCCTTTTGGGGCTGTGGCAAGCCACGTTCAAATCTGCGCCAGACAGATTGATTGCCCACAGTCGCCGAGTTGACTAAGCCCCTGGGGAGCCGCACGCTTGCCGCTTAGCCGCACCTTAAAATTACTGGGTGTATCAAAGCACCACTATCCTTTGCGGCCGATGATCCCAGCCTTTTAGTGGACGCACCTGTTAAGTGAAGATCTGTGGTATTCAGTTCCCATCAGCGCGTGCGAAAACAGCCGTTTATGGTGGGGATACGTCACGCAATCCATGGATGAAACGGTGCAAGGCTATCCGGTACGCCGAGGCCGGATAGCCGGTGATGATTGGCAGAGCAAGCGTCTGTTGCGCACGCTTACAATGGCGATAAGCCTGACAGCCGCCACAGTCTGGTCAGCGCCAACTGCTTTTCCTCGTCCGTCGCCGGCAGCGGGCAGCACAGAACCACGTCGCGTTGACCGTTGATGCTTAGGCAGCAGTCCGCCAGCGTTTCGGCCTCAAGGAAACGCCGCTGGAGCAGTTGATGCAACATTCCCGGATAGCGTCGGCCGGACGCCAGCAGCAGTTGCAATACCGGCCCCTGCGCCTGCCGCTGAAACAGCAGACTGACGCCCGCCTGCGGCTGCCAGCAACCTGTCGGCACGTCATTCATCGCCGCCAGAAACGCCTCCTGCGTCATAAAAATCGCCGATTCCTCATTCATTGATCGTCACCCTGCTGTAATCCGCCTGGCCGGTGCGCAAATCAGGCTGCCACCAAATGACCAACTGCCGGGCATCGGACTGCGGACGACAGGAAACCGAGGTACAATTCGCCGTCTGCCGCGACGTTGAGCACGCGCTCAGAAGCAGCGCGGCGAGAATAAGCAGGCATGCTTTATGCCACATAACATCTCTCCCAATTAATAAGAAGCCAGCAGCGAACGCCGGGGAGGCGCCGTAGAAGATAGGGTCTGCAGCGCCAGAAAGACTTCCGTGGACTCGCCGGGAGCCAAGGTGGTTTTAGGCCAGGCCGCCACCGCCAGCGTGCGGTTACTGCCGCAGACGGACTCGTCGAAGCGCTGTATTCGCGTTCCGCTATTGCGTACCACGCCAACGGTTAATCTGATGCTGCCGTTGCCGTACCACTGATAGCGATTGCTGTCATACACCAGGCCAGGCTGCGAACGGCAAACTTCGCTCAGACGCGTGCCCCGCGTTTCGCTCTGAAACCCGGCCGGAAGCTGTTTACCGGCCAGATCGCGCAGGGCGTTTTCCACCAGACTGTAGAGATCGTGCTTGCCGTTGCGCTGCGAAACGCGGTTCATGACGTCATTGATCTGATGGCGGTTTTCAGCAGAGACATAGCGGGTAGGATCGGTTTGATCGCCGATTAAATGCGGCGTCAGAATGAATAACCGTTCCCGGCGCGAAACCTCATGCCGCGTCGAGGTAAAAAGCCGTCCCAGCCAGGGGATATCCCCCAGAAGCGGAATGCGGTGGTCGCGATCGCCGCTCTCTTCCACGTGGAAACCGCCCAGCACCAGCGCGCGGTTTTCACCAATCAGCGCCTGCGTGCTGACGGTGCCGCGCTTCACGCCGGTGGCTTCTCCGTCGCGTCCGGTTTCGACTCTGCCGTCTTCAATATCAATCACCAGTTGGATGCTGCGCGGTCCGTCCTGCCCGACCACGCGCGGCGTAACCTGTAAACTGGTTCCGGCGGTAATGGGCTGAATCTGCGCAACCCGCTCCCCCGTGGCGGTAATGAACGCGGTACGGCTAAAATCCACAATGGCCGGCTGATTCTCCAGCGTCAGCACCGACGGATTAGCGACAATAGAGGCGGTTCCCTCGCCTTCCAGCGCCTGAATATCGGCAAAGAAGCGTTTAAAATCACTGACGAACAGCGTACTGCGCCCCATCATCATGGTGCTGCCCGCGCTGACATTGCCCAATGTGCCCTGCCAGTTAGCTTCAAGACGCGACAGCGCGGTGCGATCCACATCCAGAATAATGGCGTCGATATTCACCAGATTTTGCGGAACGTCGATCTGTTCAACCAGTTGCTGATACTCCTCCCGCCGCTTTTCATCATCACGGACCAACAGCGCGTTATTGCGCACGTCGGCGGAGATCCGGCCATTCAGCACCAATCTGCCGTTCTCATCCGTACTGCGTGCCGGGTTATTGCGCGTGGCCAGCCGGGTTAACATGGCGCGGGTATTTTCCCGCATAGCTTCCATCGCGCTATCCGGCACGGCGTCCGTCGGCCCGGAAGCGCCGGTCGGCGGCGGACGCTGGCCGTCCATCAGTTCACTGAGGATGGTCGCCACGCCGGGAATCACAATGCGCTGATCGCGATATTGCAGCGTCCTGTCCGACACCGAGGCGAAACGCAGCGGGAATATCATCACTTTGCGCCGCTCGTCCTGCTTCTCCCGCTGCTGGCTGAAATTGCGGATCAAATCGATATATGTCTGCGGCCCCGTCACCAGCACCACGCCTTCCTCCGGCAACTCGCCCCAGCCGAAACGGGGATCGAGCAGCCCGATGCCGCTGAGCGCCTGTTTGAGATCGGGCGCGGCGTCCGGAGAGATTTCCAGCCGGATTGACGCCTGCGTATCCTGCGAACTGATGTAGAGGGTATGGTTGTAAACAAACCACTGAAAGCGGTGCTCCAGCGCCAGACGATCGAGAAAGGCGGCGGGGGTTTCGGCCCGGATCTTGGCTTCAACCAGCGTATCCTTCAGGTTATCCATCACCAGCTCCACGCCGTGGCTATTGGCGAAATCGGTCAAAATCGTCGACAGCAGCGTCTGTTCGGCTGAATAGGCGTATGCCCCTTTGTTCCACTCCGGCGGCGTGACGGCATGCGCCATAGGGAGCATCCCCAGCAAAACGGTCGACCAGCAAAAACCGCGATATAACGTCAATAAAAATGCATACAGCACGTTACGCATGCCGTTCTCCTTGCAAAAAAGCCAACGTATTCAAGCTCAGCGGACCTGCCGCCGCCGATCTGAGCGTGGGAAGCAGCATGCCCTGCCAGACATCCCGCTGATTCAGCAATGTCTCCAGGCATCGGCATAATTGCAGCGCGTCATCGGGCTCATGCTTCATCCACAGCCACAGTTGTTCATCCTGCGGGGACAGCGATAACGCCGCGGCATCCTCGCCATACTGCCGCCCGGCGCTATCGGCCAGCAGCAGCGCCCGTTCAAGCACCGTCTCATCCGCGCTCATCGGCAACGGAATAGCCGCGCAGCAGGCAATTCCCCGCGCATGGCGCACCAGCGCTACCGGGCCGTTGTCTATTTCCAGCCGGAGCATGGCGGTCATCCCGTTCAGCCAATTCTCCAGCGAAGCGGCCAACTCAGTTGAAGTCATTGATGATGGCCTTCGCCAAGCCGTGTTTTACGCTCAGTAATTGCCCAACGGCCCAACTGGCATTGGAGTAATCCATACTGGCTTCGAAAAAGGCGTAACTATCGGCCTGGCTGGCGCCGCCGTCGGCAACATCCAGCGCAATGTTATCCAGACTTCGCTGGGCGTTGACGAAGTGCGCATCCAGGCGGCGCTGTACCGGGTTGTAGGACATAATGAACTCTCCTTCGTTTATCCGACTTGGGGTGACTGCTGTTAAGTGGCCGGCGCGTTAAAGGAGTTCCACTGTCTGACGAGTTATGCCCGCGCTGCGGTCTTCGCAACGCGGTATCGGGGAGGGAAATAGAGTAGGAAATGTGGCTAGGAGCGCGCAGAGGGCGCCGCTGGTTGCGGCTGCGCCTTTGCCGCGCGCGAACTGAGCATAAACCACGGCAGGCAAAGCTGAATCAACGGCCCGATTAATAAGGCGTACAGCACCGTGCCAATGCCGAACGAGCCCCCCATCAGCCAGCCCGACAGCAGCACGCTTAGCTCAATAGCGGTGCGCACGCTTCGCACAGACCAGCCAGTGCGGGCGTTGATGCCGGTCATCAGTCCGTCCCGCGGGCCGGCGCCAAAACCGGCGCCGATATACATCCCGGTCGCCAGCGCATTGACCACAATCGCCGACGCCAGCAGCGCGCTACGGGCCGCCAGCGATTCCAGCGGCGGCATTAGGGCCAGCGCGGCGTCCGCCGCCAATCCGATAACAATCACGTTACTGACGGTTCCCAGCCCAGGACGTTGGCGCAGCGGGATCCACAACAGCAGCACCAGCGCCCCGACAATAATCATCACCGTGCCGATATCCAACGAGAAGATGCGCGCCACGCCGAGGTGAAATACGTTCCACGGATCCGCGCCCAAGTCTGCGCGCACGAACATTGCCGTGGACACGCCGTATAACATCAGGCCGATATAGAGCTGTACCAATCGACGAACCATTCTCTTTCCTTCATACCTCATCTGTGTTGTGGCTATACACTTACGCAAAATGGACTTAATATTAAGGTCCAGTTTTCATAAAGTGGACTGCTAGCTATGGCACTACGCAGAATAGGCGCCGCATCTTTGCTGCGATTACTCGGGCGCTGGCATCAGGATGCCCCGCGAACGCCGGTTTATCGCCAGTTGGCGGATGGCCTGCGGCTGTTGATTCTTGATGGCCGTCTGCCGCTGGATAGCCGCCTGCCCGGCGAACGGGAGCTGGCGACAACGCTTGGCATCAGCCGCACCACGGTGGCGACCGCCCTGGCGCAACTGCGCGACGAGGGCTATCTGGCCAGCCGTCACGGCTCAGGTTCGATAACGATGCTGCCGGAAAGCGCTTCAACGGCCGCGCTGACGTTCGGCGCGGCGCCAACGCTGGATCTCTCCACCGCCGCGCTGCCCGCCGGCCCGGAAATTCATCGGGCTTATGCCAGCGCGCTGATCGCCTTGCCGGAATACCTCGGCACCACCGGTTACGATCCGCAGGGATTGCCGGAACTCCGTCGCACCATCGCCCGGCGCTATACCGCGCGCGGACTGCCGACCACGGCGGAGCAAATTATGGTGGTGAACGGCGCGGTCAGCGGTTTTAGCCAGATTCTGCGTTTACTGACCGGCCCCGGCGATCGGGTGGTGATCGACCATCCTACTTATCCGATCGCGCTGGCGGCCATTAAGGGAGCATCCTGCCGGCCGGTTCCGGTAAGCCTGCCCGAGCGGGGTTGGGACACCGACGGGCTGGCGGCGACCATCGCCCAGACGTCCCCGCGTCTCGCCTACCTGATACCCGATTTCCACAACCCGACCGGGCGTTGCATGGATGCCGCGACCCGCCAGGCGATAGCGGATATTGCCGCCCGCACGCACACCGCCAT
This window of the Brenneria goodwinii genome carries:
- the hrpT gene encoding HrpT family type III secretion system protein → MWHKACLLILAALLLSACSTSRQTANCTSVSCRPQSDARQLVIWWQPDLRTGQADYSRVTINE
- a CDS encoding type III secretion protein HrpF — translated: MSYNPVQRRLDAHFVNAQRSLDNIALDVADGGASQADSYAFFEASMDYSNASWAVGQLLSVKHGLAKAIINDFN
- a CDS encoding PLP-dependent aminotransferase family protein, with the translated sequence MALRRIGAASLLRLLGRWHQDAPRTPVYRQLADGLRLLILDGRLPLDSRLPGERELATTLGISRTTVATALAQLRDEGYLASRHGSGSITMLPESASTAALTFGAAPTLDLSTAALPAGPEIHRAYASALIALPEYLGTTGYDPQGLPELRRTIARRYTARGLPTTAEQIMVVNGAVSGFSQILRLLTGPGDRVVIDHPTYPIALAAIKGASCRPVPVSLPERGWDTDGLAATIAQTSPRLAYLIPDFHNPTGRCMDAATRQAIADIAARTHTAIVVDETLVDLWFDVPPPPPLAAFNQAAQVITLGSAGKSFWGGLRLGWIRASARTIAALIQIRDTLDLGSPVLEQLAAIALFNEADDILPQKRAALRRQRDACGATIRALFPDWRADTPEGGLSWWFELPKPLATVFAAGAETIGIRVGAGPRFGADGAFERFLRLPFTLDTTQMNAALARLQPLWNHLAQNQSYGGRGRVV
- the sctC gene encoding type III secretion system outer membrane ring subunit SctC translates to MRNVLYAFLLTLYRGFCWSTVLLGMLPMAHAVTPPEWNKGAYAYSAEQTLLSTILTDFANSHGVELVMDNLKDTLVEAKIRAETPAAFLDRLALEHRFQWFVYNHTLYISSQDTQASIRLEISPDAAPDLKQALSGIGLLDPRFGWGELPEEGVVLVTGPQTYIDLIRNFSQQREKQDERRKVMIFPLRFASVSDRTLQYRDQRIVIPGVATILSELMDGQRPPPTGASGPTDAVPDSAMEAMRENTRAMLTRLATRNNPARSTDENGRLVLNGRISADVRNNALLVRDDEKRREEYQQLVEQIDVPQNLVNIDAIILDVDRTALSRLEANWQGTLGNVSAGSTMMMGRSTLFVSDFKRFFADIQALEGEGTASIVANPSVLTLENQPAIVDFSRTAFITATGERVAQIQPITAGTSLQVTPRVVGQDGPRSIQLVIDIEDGRVETGRDGEATGVKRGTVSTQALIGENRALVLGGFHVEESGDRDHRIPLLGDIPWLGRLFTSTRHEVSRRERLFILTPHLIGDQTDPTRYVSAENRHQINDVMNRVSQRNGKHDLYSLVENALRDLAGKQLPAGFQSETRGTRLSEVCRSQPGLVYDSNRYQWYGNGSIRLTVGVVRNSGTRIQRFDESVCGSNRTLAVAAWPKTTLAPGESTEVFLALQTLSSTAPPRRSLLASY
- a CDS encoding type III secretion system chaperone, whose translation is MTSTELAASLENWLNGMTAMLRLEIDNGPVALVRHARGIACCAAIPLPMSADETVLERALLLADSAGRQYGEDAAALSLSPQDEQLWLWMKHEPDDALQLCRCLETLLNQRDVWQGMLLPTLRSAAAGPLSLNTLAFLQGERHA
- a CDS encoding YczE/YyaS/YitT family protein gives rise to the protein MVRRLVQLYIGLMLYGVSTAMFVRADLGADPWNVFHLGVARIFSLDIGTVMIIVGALVLLLWIPLRQRPGLGTVSNVIVIGLAADAALALMPPLESLAARSALLASAIVVNALATGMYIGAGFGAGPRDGLMTGINARTGWSVRSVRTAIELSVLLSGWLMGGSFGIGTVLYALLIGPLIQLCLPWFMLSSRAAKAQPQPAAPSARS